A portion of the Syngnathoides biaculeatus isolate LvHL_M chromosome 7, ASM1980259v1, whole genome shotgun sequence genome contains these proteins:
- the dot1l gene encoding histone-lysine N-methyltransferase, H3 lysine-79 specific isoform X3 produces MGEKLELRLKSPVGAEAAGYPWPLPVYDKHHDAAHEIIETIRWVCEEIPDLKLAMENYVLIDYDTKSYESMQRLCDKYNRAIDSIHQLWKGTTQPMKLNKRPSNGLLRHILQQVYNHSVTDPEKLNNYEPFSPEVYGETSFDLVAQIIDEMEMMDEDTFVDLGSGVGQVVLQVAAATNCKHYYGVEKADIPATYAETMDKEFKKWMKWYGKKHGEYTLERGDFLSEEWKERIANTSIIFVNNFAFGPEVDHQLKERFANMKEGGKIVSSKPFAPLNFRINSRNLSDIGTIMRVVELSPLRGSVSWTGKPVSYYLHTIDRTILENYFASLKNPKLREEQEAARRRQQKDTKDSKSNSTTPTKPKEQNKQDSCGEEECPPLVTVVKPPAKPRQTKLLAKGRKLNNKKRGRPKKAAPAVDKKNNQSALDLLHAKTLSAAPPQDAYLQPRSPFYQLPPKVQHYPANQMLLSPTPPGLQQLLDNIKVQYLQFMAYMKTPQYQSNLQQILEQEKQKHRDLSMQAEHLHSICQSHKDKIKGLFQTKLDELGVKALTVEDLLQAQKEISAHNHQLKEQTKQLERDMAALRNHSVMLLKSRCEELKLDWGSLSLESLLKEKLALRREISEKQRHCLELQISIVELEKSQRQQELLQLKSYSPHEGSPYRKNLESRSSGDMDLSKFGLPSVPALNGVSPDRSINGTHSPSFDRVNTKTELLSRYLPISPDHDIGAAMPEARQRQHISHALPDYTRFSPAKIALRRHLNQEPTAANHLRGPGLPTHRGEIVGLHSPLGAKQSSPSPNALDAQNTQKSTERGGKEKSPSTQVDSSITSLPISIPLSTVHPSKLPVSIPLASVVLPSRAERLRSTPSPVSQASQINGYSSSSGLMNGGPHPEEQNGASSSPPHTNTLLAGPMSRGGPIQSPPLSTGGVLHYADGPPRILPEDSQERQETESDTEPQDNELRRRIFFSSSSAGSVVTGSRLHHHASSSSKQGYLSNHGNHNHQSPSTHSQHGHTPPMHTSSSQSTHVLAPQEGRKRGRRKRGSTGAVIASGSPKKRSFPGISANNHSSGSPLNINSMVNNINQPLEIAAISSPEQSSRSPAATALDQPPVLKRERPLEVNGTGRYSSAPSTDDEDSGYPADSTSSRIERKIATISLESREGPGRLGDSERGRKSSSSSGNSTGSEASSSSSMSSTSKWKSTFSPISDLKQPNSDPRQGGSPFGIGGSNLDTDYKNHQQPRKGSDGETSSYMNPNPFLSQEAGNRTAGSGGGQAGSSSDSRQVLQKQKAPRDWELKTSSSHSSQNLFITAAASSGAGILSGKVGGSPVTVSTGSSVGQYLGSQFPLGGTSVLQSLFGAQTGSSGASANARLVNGHSGLGSFSSAGLAGGAAGGNC; encoded by the exons GATAAACACCACGATGCTGCCCATGAAATCATCGAAACCATCCG GTGGGTGTGCGAAGAGATTCCAGACCTCAAGTTGGCAATGGAAAACTATGTCCTCATCGACTACGACACCAAGAG TTATGAGAGTATGCAGAGACTGTGTGACAAATACAACAGGGCCATTGACAGCATTCACCAGCTG TGGAAAGGGACCACCCAGCCCATGAAGTTGAACAAGCGCCCTTCCAATGGGCTTCTGCGACACATCCTCCAGCAAGTGTACAACCACTCGGTTACTGACCCAGAGAAGCTGAACAACTACGAGCCCTTCTCACCAGAGGTGTACGGCGAGACCTCCTTCGACTTGGTGGCGCAGATCATCGATGAAATGGAAATGATGGATGAAGACACCTTCGTGGACCTCGGCAGTG GTGTGGGTCAGGTAGTGCTGCAGGTTGCAGCAGCAACCAACTGCAAACACTACTATGGCGTCGAGAAAGCAGACATTCCTGCAACCTATGCAGAG ACCATGGACAAAGAGTTTAAAAAGTGGATGAAATGGTATGGAAAGAAACACGGGGAGTACACT CTGGAGAGAGGAGATTTTCTGTCTGAAGAATGGAAAGAAAGAATCGCCAACACAAG tattatttttgtgaataatTTTGCCTTTGGGCCAGAGGTAGATCACCAGCTGAAGGAACGCTTTGCTAACATGAAGGAAg gtgGAAAAATTGTATCCTCCAAACCCTTTGCACCTTTGAATTTTCGCATAAACAGCCGGAACTTGAGTG ATATAGGCACAATAATGCGTGTGGTAGAGCTCTCGCCACTGAGGGGCTCCGTGTCCTGGACTGGAAAGCCAGTCTCCTACTACCTGCACACCATAGACCGCACCATA CTTGAAAACTACTTTGCGAGTCTCAAAAATCCTAAACTCAGG GAAGAGCAAGAAGCAGCTCGGCGACGTCAGCAGAAAGATACTAAGGACAGCAAAAGCAATAGTACCACGCCCACCAAACCTAAGGAACAAAACAAG CAGGACTCCTGTGGGGAGGAGGAGTGCCCCCCTTTGGTGACTGTGGTCAAGCCCCCCGCCAAACCCCGTCAAACTAAACTCTTGGCCAAAGGTCGGAAGCTGAACAACAAGAAGCGGGGCCGACCCAAGAAGGCGGCGCCGGCTGTCGACAAGAAGAACAACCAGAGTGCGTTGGATTTGCTGCACGCCAAGACCCTTTCTGCAGCGCCCCCTCAGG ATGCATACCTGCAACCACGGAGTCCCTTTTACCAACTACCTCCTAAGGTTCAGCACTATCCAGCCAATCAAATGCTGCTGAGTCCAACCCCTCCTGGTCTGCAACAACTGCTAG ATAACATCAAAGTTCAATACCTCCAGTTTATGGCCTACATGAAGACTCCTCAGTATCAGTCCAATTTGCAGCAGATTTTAGAGCAGGAGAAG CAAAAACACAGGGATTTATCCATGCAGGCTGAGCACCTCCATTCCATCTGTCAGTCTCACAAGGACAAAATCAAAGGTCTCTTTCAGACCAAACTGGATGAG ctgGGAGTGAAAGCTCTCACTGTGGAGGACCTGCTGCAGGCACAAAAGGAGATTTCAGCCCATAACCATCAGCTTAAAGAGCAGACCAAACAGCTTGAGAGAGACATGGCTGCACTGAGAAATCACAGTGTGATGTTG CTGAAGTCTCGATGTGAGGAGCTGAAGTTAGATTGGGGCTCTTTGAGTCTGGAGAGTCTATTGAAGGAGAAGCTGGCCTTGCGGAGAGAGATCTCTGAGAAGCAAAGACACTGCTTGGAGTTGCAG ATTAGCATTGTGGAACTGGAGAAAAGTCAAAGGCAGCAGGAGCTGCTTCAGCTCAAATCTTACAGCCCTCATGAGGGTTCCCCTTACCGAAAGAACCTGGAATCCCGTTCGTCTGGTGACATGGACCTGTCCAAGTTTGGCCTGCCTTCagtcccagctctcaatggCGTAAGCCCGGATCGCTCCATCAACGGCACCCACTCTCCCTCTTTCGACCGTGTAAACACAAAGACGGAGCTTCTTTCACGCTATCTGCCGATCTCTCCTGACCACGACATTGGGGCGGCTATGCCCGAGGCTCGACAGAGGCAGCACATCTCTCACGCTCTTCCCGACTACACGCGCTTCTCCCCTGCCAAAATTGCATTGCGTAGGCACCTCAACCAGGAACCCACTGCTGCTAACCACTTGAGAGGCCCTGGGCTGCCCACACACAG AGGGGAAATAGTTGGGCTTCACTCACCTCTCGGAGCCAAGCAGAGCAGCCCATCTCCTAATGCATTAGATGCCCAGAATACTCAGAAGAGCACTGAGAGG GGTGGGAAGGAGAAGAGTCCATCTACTCAGGTAGATAGCAGTATCACAAGCCTTCCAATAAGTATTCCACTGAGCACTGTTCACCCAAGCAAACTTCCAGTCAGCATTCCACTGGCCAGTGTGGTGTTGCCCAGTCGGGCTGAGAGACTG AGAAGTACTCCCAGTCCAGTGTCTCAGGCCAGTCAAATTAATG GATATTCATCTAGCTCAGGACTCATGAATGGAGGTCCCCATCCAGAGGAACAAAATGGTGCTTCTTCATCAcctccacacacaaacacacttctgGCGGGACCCATGAGCAGAGGAGGTCCAATCCAGAGCCCCCCACTCAGCACCGGAGGGGTTCTTCATTATGCAGACGGACCCCCAAGGATTCTTCCAGAGGACAGCCAGGAGCGTCAGGAGACAGAGTCAGACACGGAGCCCCAGGACAATGAATTGCGAAGgagaatttttttctcttcctcatCAGCAGGCAGCGTTGTCACAGGATCACGCCTTCACCATCATGCCAGCAGCTCAAGCAAGCAAGGATATCTCAGTAACCATGGAAACCACAACCACCAGTCGCCCAGCACACACAGCCAGCATGGTCACACGCCCCCCATGCACACGTCATCGTCACAGTCCACACACGTCCTCGCTCCTCAAGAAGGACGTAAGCGCGGTAGGCGGAAGCGTGGCTCCACAGGAGCCGTCATAGCCAGCGGCTCCCCAAAGAAGAGGTCATTCCCCGGGATCAGTGCTAACAACCACTCCTCCGGGTCCCCACTGAACATTAATTCCATG GTGAACAACATCAACCAACCTTTGGAGATCGCCGCCATCTCCTCGCCGGAGCAATCGAGCCGCAGCCCCGCCGCAACAGCCCTCGACCAACCACCGGTTCTGAAGAGAGAGCGCCCTTTGGAAGTTAACGGTACCGGTCGTTACTCCTCTGCCCCCAGCACTGATGATGAGGACTCGGGATACCCAGCTGACAGCACCAGTTCAAG GATTGAAAGAAAAATCGCTACAATATCCTTGGAGAGCAGAGAAGGACCCGGTAGACTTGGAGATAGTGAAAgag GCCGGAAGTCAAGTAGCAGCAGTGGCAACAGCACAGGAAGTGAggcatcctcatcctcatcgaTGTCCTCTACAAGCAAATGGAAGTCAACCTTTTCACCCATTTCTGACCTCAAGCAACCCAACTCTGACCCAAGACAAGGGGGCTCGCCGTTTGGAATAGGAGGGTCAAACTTGGACACTGATTACAAAAACCACCAACAGCCCAGGAAGGGGAGCGATGGGGAGACATCCAGCTACATGAATCCCAACCCCTTCCTGAGCCAAGAGGCTGGCAACCGCACCGCTGGGAGTGGAGGAGGCCAGGCTGGCAGCAGTTCTGACTCCCGCCAGGTTCTCCAGAAGCAGAAGGCTCCCCGTGATTGGGAGCTGAAGACAAGCAGCAGCCATTCCAGTCAGAATCTCTTCATAACTGCTGCTGCCAGCAGCGGTGCGGGCATTCTCAGCGGCAAAGTCGGCGGCAGCCCTGTCACAGTTTCAACAGGATCTTCAGTGGGTCAGTACCTGGGCTCTCAGTTCCCACTCGGAGGGACTTCGGTCTTACAGTCGTTGTTCGGGGCCCAGACAGGAAGCTCCGGCGCGAGCGCGAACGCACGACTGGTCAACGGACACTCTGGCCTGGGCAGCTTCTCTAGCGCTGGGCTTGCAGGTGGAGCAGCAGGAG GTAATTGCTGA
- the dot1l gene encoding histone-lysine N-methyltransferase, H3 lysine-79 specific isoform X4, whose product MGEKLELRLKSPVGAEAAGYPWPLPVYDKHHDAAHEIIETIRWVCEEIPDLKLAMENYVLIDYDTKSYESMQRLCDKYNRAIDSIHQLWKGTTQPMKLNKRPSNGLLRHILQQVYNHSVTDPEKLNNYEPFSPEVYGETSFDLVAQIIDEMEMMDEDTFVDLGSGVGQVVLQVAAATNCKHYYGVEKADIPATYAETMDKEFKKWMKWYGKKHGEYTLERGDFLSEEWKERIANTSIIFVNNFAFGPEVDHQLKERFANMKEGGKIVSSKPFAPLNFRINSRNLSDIGTIMRVVELSPLRGSVSWTGKPVSYYLHTIDRTILENYFASLKNPKLREEQEAARRRQQKDTKDSKSNSTTPTKPKEQNKQDSCGEEECPPLVTVVKPPAKPRQTKLLAKGRKLNNKKRGRPKKAAPAVDKKNNQSALDLLHAKTLSAAPPQDAYLQPRSPFYQLPPKVQHYPANQMLLSPTPPGLQQLLDNIKVQYLQFMAYMKTPQYQSNLQQILEQEKQKHRDLSMQAEHLHSICQSHKDKIKGLFQTKLDELGVKALTVEDLLQAQKEISAHNHQLKEQTKQLERDMAALRNHSVMLLKSRCEELKLDWGSLSLESLLKEKLALRREISEKQRHCLELQISIVELEKSQRQQELLQLKSYSPHEGSPYRKNLESRSSGDMDLSKFGLPSVPALNGVSPDRSINGTHSPSFDRVNTKTELLSRYLPISPDHDIGAAMPEARQRQHISHALPDYTRFSPAKIALRRHLNQEPTAANHLRGPGLPTHRGEIVGLHSPLGAKQSSPSPNALDAQNTQKSTERGGKEKSPSTQVDSSITSLPISIPLSTVHPSKLPVSIPLASVVLPSRAERLRSTPSPVSQASQINGYSSSSGLMNGGPHPEEQNGASSSPPHTNTLLAGPMSRGGPIQSPPLSTGGVLHYADGPPRILPEDSQERQETESDTEPQDNELRRRIFFSSSSAGSVVTGSRLHHHASSSSKQGYLSNHGNHNHQSPSTHSQHGHTPPMHTSSSQSTHVLAPQEGRKRGRRKRGSTGAVIASGSPKKRSFPGISANNHSSGSPLNINSMVNNINQPLEIAAISSPEQSSRSPAATALDQPPVLKRERPLEVNGTGRYSSAPSTDDEDSGYPADSTSSRIERKIATISLESREGPGRLGDSERGRKSSSSSGNSTGSEASSSSSMSSTSKWKSTFSPISDLKQPNSDPRQGGSPFGIGGSNLDTDYKNHQQPRKGSDGETSSYMNPNPFLSQEAGNRTAGSGGGQAGSSSDSRQVLQKQKAPRDWELKTSSSHSSQNLFITAAASSGAGILSGKVGGSPVTVSTGSSVGSSGASANARLVNGHSGLGSFSSAGLAGGAAGGNC is encoded by the exons GATAAACACCACGATGCTGCCCATGAAATCATCGAAACCATCCG GTGGGTGTGCGAAGAGATTCCAGACCTCAAGTTGGCAATGGAAAACTATGTCCTCATCGACTACGACACCAAGAG TTATGAGAGTATGCAGAGACTGTGTGACAAATACAACAGGGCCATTGACAGCATTCACCAGCTG TGGAAAGGGACCACCCAGCCCATGAAGTTGAACAAGCGCCCTTCCAATGGGCTTCTGCGACACATCCTCCAGCAAGTGTACAACCACTCGGTTACTGACCCAGAGAAGCTGAACAACTACGAGCCCTTCTCACCAGAGGTGTACGGCGAGACCTCCTTCGACTTGGTGGCGCAGATCATCGATGAAATGGAAATGATGGATGAAGACACCTTCGTGGACCTCGGCAGTG GTGTGGGTCAGGTAGTGCTGCAGGTTGCAGCAGCAACCAACTGCAAACACTACTATGGCGTCGAGAAAGCAGACATTCCTGCAACCTATGCAGAG ACCATGGACAAAGAGTTTAAAAAGTGGATGAAATGGTATGGAAAGAAACACGGGGAGTACACT CTGGAGAGAGGAGATTTTCTGTCTGAAGAATGGAAAGAAAGAATCGCCAACACAAG tattatttttgtgaataatTTTGCCTTTGGGCCAGAGGTAGATCACCAGCTGAAGGAACGCTTTGCTAACATGAAGGAAg gtgGAAAAATTGTATCCTCCAAACCCTTTGCACCTTTGAATTTTCGCATAAACAGCCGGAACTTGAGTG ATATAGGCACAATAATGCGTGTGGTAGAGCTCTCGCCACTGAGGGGCTCCGTGTCCTGGACTGGAAAGCCAGTCTCCTACTACCTGCACACCATAGACCGCACCATA CTTGAAAACTACTTTGCGAGTCTCAAAAATCCTAAACTCAGG GAAGAGCAAGAAGCAGCTCGGCGACGTCAGCAGAAAGATACTAAGGACAGCAAAAGCAATAGTACCACGCCCACCAAACCTAAGGAACAAAACAAG CAGGACTCCTGTGGGGAGGAGGAGTGCCCCCCTTTGGTGACTGTGGTCAAGCCCCCCGCCAAACCCCGTCAAACTAAACTCTTGGCCAAAGGTCGGAAGCTGAACAACAAGAAGCGGGGCCGACCCAAGAAGGCGGCGCCGGCTGTCGACAAGAAGAACAACCAGAGTGCGTTGGATTTGCTGCACGCCAAGACCCTTTCTGCAGCGCCCCCTCAGG ATGCATACCTGCAACCACGGAGTCCCTTTTACCAACTACCTCCTAAGGTTCAGCACTATCCAGCCAATCAAATGCTGCTGAGTCCAACCCCTCCTGGTCTGCAACAACTGCTAG ATAACATCAAAGTTCAATACCTCCAGTTTATGGCCTACATGAAGACTCCTCAGTATCAGTCCAATTTGCAGCAGATTTTAGAGCAGGAGAAG CAAAAACACAGGGATTTATCCATGCAGGCTGAGCACCTCCATTCCATCTGTCAGTCTCACAAGGACAAAATCAAAGGTCTCTTTCAGACCAAACTGGATGAG ctgGGAGTGAAAGCTCTCACTGTGGAGGACCTGCTGCAGGCACAAAAGGAGATTTCAGCCCATAACCATCAGCTTAAAGAGCAGACCAAACAGCTTGAGAGAGACATGGCTGCACTGAGAAATCACAGTGTGATGTTG CTGAAGTCTCGATGTGAGGAGCTGAAGTTAGATTGGGGCTCTTTGAGTCTGGAGAGTCTATTGAAGGAGAAGCTGGCCTTGCGGAGAGAGATCTCTGAGAAGCAAAGACACTGCTTGGAGTTGCAG ATTAGCATTGTGGAACTGGAGAAAAGTCAAAGGCAGCAGGAGCTGCTTCAGCTCAAATCTTACAGCCCTCATGAGGGTTCCCCTTACCGAAAGAACCTGGAATCCCGTTCGTCTGGTGACATGGACCTGTCCAAGTTTGGCCTGCCTTCagtcccagctctcaatggCGTAAGCCCGGATCGCTCCATCAACGGCACCCACTCTCCCTCTTTCGACCGTGTAAACACAAAGACGGAGCTTCTTTCACGCTATCTGCCGATCTCTCCTGACCACGACATTGGGGCGGCTATGCCCGAGGCTCGACAGAGGCAGCACATCTCTCACGCTCTTCCCGACTACACGCGCTTCTCCCCTGCCAAAATTGCATTGCGTAGGCACCTCAACCAGGAACCCACTGCTGCTAACCACTTGAGAGGCCCTGGGCTGCCCACACACAG AGGGGAAATAGTTGGGCTTCACTCACCTCTCGGAGCCAAGCAGAGCAGCCCATCTCCTAATGCATTAGATGCCCAGAATACTCAGAAGAGCACTGAGAGG GGTGGGAAGGAGAAGAGTCCATCTACTCAGGTAGATAGCAGTATCACAAGCCTTCCAATAAGTATTCCACTGAGCACTGTTCACCCAAGCAAACTTCCAGTCAGCATTCCACTGGCCAGTGTGGTGTTGCCCAGTCGGGCTGAGAGACTG AGAAGTACTCCCAGTCCAGTGTCTCAGGCCAGTCAAATTAATG GATATTCATCTAGCTCAGGACTCATGAATGGAGGTCCCCATCCAGAGGAACAAAATGGTGCTTCTTCATCAcctccacacacaaacacacttctgGCGGGACCCATGAGCAGAGGAGGTCCAATCCAGAGCCCCCCACTCAGCACCGGAGGGGTTCTTCATTATGCAGACGGACCCCCAAGGATTCTTCCAGAGGACAGCCAGGAGCGTCAGGAGACAGAGTCAGACACGGAGCCCCAGGACAATGAATTGCGAAGgagaatttttttctcttcctcatCAGCAGGCAGCGTTGTCACAGGATCACGCCTTCACCATCATGCCAGCAGCTCAAGCAAGCAAGGATATCTCAGTAACCATGGAAACCACAACCACCAGTCGCCCAGCACACACAGCCAGCATGGTCACACGCCCCCCATGCACACGTCATCGTCACAGTCCACACACGTCCTCGCTCCTCAAGAAGGACGTAAGCGCGGTAGGCGGAAGCGTGGCTCCACAGGAGCCGTCATAGCCAGCGGCTCCCCAAAGAAGAGGTCATTCCCCGGGATCAGTGCTAACAACCACTCCTCCGGGTCCCCACTGAACATTAATTCCATG GTGAACAACATCAACCAACCTTTGGAGATCGCCGCCATCTCCTCGCCGGAGCAATCGAGCCGCAGCCCCGCCGCAACAGCCCTCGACCAACCACCGGTTCTGAAGAGAGAGCGCCCTTTGGAAGTTAACGGTACCGGTCGTTACTCCTCTGCCCCCAGCACTGATGATGAGGACTCGGGATACCCAGCTGACAGCACCAGTTCAAG GATTGAAAGAAAAATCGCTACAATATCCTTGGAGAGCAGAGAAGGACCCGGTAGACTTGGAGATAGTGAAAgag GCCGGAAGTCAAGTAGCAGCAGTGGCAACAGCACAGGAAGTGAggcatcctcatcctcatcgaTGTCCTCTACAAGCAAATGGAAGTCAACCTTTTCACCCATTTCTGACCTCAAGCAACCCAACTCTGACCCAAGACAAGGGGGCTCGCCGTTTGGAATAGGAGGGTCAAACTTGGACACTGATTACAAAAACCACCAACAGCCCAGGAAGGGGAGCGATGGGGAGACATCCAGCTACATGAATCCCAACCCCTTCCTGAGCCAAGAGGCTGGCAACCGCACCGCTGGGAGTGGAGGAGGCCAGGCTGGCAGCAGTTCTGACTCCCGCCAGGTTCTCCAGAAGCAGAAGGCTCCCCGTGATTGGGAGCTGAAGACAAGCAGCAGCCATTCCAGTCAGAATCTCTTCATAACTGCTGCTGCCAGCAGCGGTGCGGGCATTCTCAGCGGCAAAGTCGGCGGCAGCCCTGTCACAGTTTCAACAGGATCTTCAGTGG GAAGCTCCGGCGCGAGCGCGAACGCACGACTGGTCAACGGACACTCTGGCCTGGGCAGCTTCTCTAGCGCTGGGCTTGCAGGTGGAGCAGCAGGAG GTAATTGCTGA